In Pirellulaceae bacterium, the following are encoded in one genomic region:
- a CDS encoding FAD-dependent oxidoreductase → MSNTADNQSAGLGTWIFLLICWLPVNPLRADDYHPSCCNESYDLVIYGGTSAGTTAAVQATRMGKTALIIHPGKHLGGMTSSGLGATDIGNKKAIGGISREFYQRLGKHYGNQEAWTFEPHVAEKTFNDMLQEAGVVVILNERLDLTDGVEKQNGRILAITMESGRRFAASMFIDATYEGDLMAKAGVSYHVGREANVVYEESLNGVQTENAKYHQFATAIDPYIVKGDAKSGLLPGIHPGQPGEEGSGDHRVQAYCFRMCLTNAPNNRQPFPQPKAYESLRYELLLRYLKTGHWTVLNLSKAMPNQKTDTNNKGAFATDNIGMNYDYPDGDYATRENIIQEHIDYQQGLMWFLANDPRVPPNVQTEVKQWGLTKDEFTDNGGWPYELYIREARRMIAEYVMTQHNCEGARTVEDSIGLAAYTMDSHHVQRYVKNARVWNEGDVEVGGFPPYPIAYRAIRPRIEECSNLLVPVCLSASHIAYGSIRMEPVFMVLGQSAATAACMAIDNNTSVQNVNIVQLQQRLRKAGQILAWQP, encoded by the coding sequence TTGAGCAACACAGCTGACAACCAATCCGCCGGACTGGGAACGTGGATCTTCTTATTGATTTGCTGGCTTCCTGTTAATCCGCTTCGCGCCGACGATTACCATCCGTCTTGCTGCAATGAAAGCTACGATTTGGTCATTTATGGGGGCACTTCTGCCGGAACGACTGCTGCCGTTCAAGCAACACGAATGGGAAAAACGGCGCTGATCATCCACCCTGGCAAACATTTAGGCGGAATGACGTCGAGCGGCCTGGGCGCCACAGACATCGGCAATAAGAAGGCTATCGGAGGCATTTCACGAGAATTCTACCAACGCCTCGGCAAGCACTACGGCAATCAGGAAGCCTGGACATTCGAACCGCATGTCGCGGAAAAGACTTTCAACGATATGTTGCAAGAAGCAGGTGTTGTCGTGATCCTCAATGAACGACTCGACCTAACGGATGGGGTCGAAAAGCAGAACGGCCGCATACTTGCCATCACCATGGAAAGTGGTCGTCGGTTCGCGGCAAGTATGTTTATCGACGCCACCTACGAAGGGGATTTGATGGCCAAGGCGGGGGTCAGCTATCACGTAGGACGCGAAGCCAACGTCGTTTACGAAGAGAGTCTAAATGGTGTTCAGACAGAGAACGCAAAATATCACCAATTCGCGACCGCCATCGACCCCTACATCGTGAAGGGCGACGCCAAAAGCGGATTGTTGCCGGGGATCCATCCGGGTCAACCTGGCGAAGAAGGTAGCGGCGACCATCGTGTGCAGGCTTACTGCTTTCGGATGTGTCTCACGAACGCACCCAACAATCGCCAGCCCTTCCCTCAGCCCAAAGCTTACGAGTCGCTTCGATACGAATTGCTTCTGCGATATCTAAAGACAGGACACTGGACCGTATTAAACCTCTCCAAGGCGATGCCAAACCAGAAAACCGACACCAACAATAAGGGAGCATTTGCCACCGACAACATCGGCATGAACTACGACTATCCTGACGGTGATTACGCAACCCGAGAGAACATCATCCAGGAACACATCGACTACCAGCAGGGACTGATGTGGTTTCTGGCGAATGACCCGCGTGTGCCCCCTAACGTTCAAACCGAAGTCAAACAATGGGGCCTCACCAAAGATGAGTTCACCGACAACGGCGGGTGGCCCTACGAGCTTTACATTCGCGAGGCACGACGGATGATCGCCGAATACGTAATGACGCAACACAATTGCGAAGGCGCCCGTACCGTCGAGGATTCGATCGGCTTAGCCGCATACACCATGGACTCACACCACGTTCAGCGGTATGTAAAAAACGCGCGTGTTTGGAATGAAGGCGATGTCGAGGTCGGCGGATTCCCTCCCTACCCGATTGCCTACCGAGCAATTCGTCCGCGGATTGAAGAATGCAGCAATCTGCTCGTTCCTGTCTGTCTCTCCGCATCTCATATCGCGTACGGATCCATCCGCATGGAACCTGTCTTCATGGTGCTCGGTCAATCTGCGGCAACTGCCGCCTGCATGGCCATCGATAACAATACTTCCGTCCAGAATGTGAATATCGTCCAGCTTCAACAGCGTCTACGGAAAGCCGGCCAAATCTTAGCATGGCAACCTTGA